The following coding sequences lie in one Arachis stenosperma cultivar V10309 chromosome 5, arast.V10309.gnm1.PFL2, whole genome shotgun sequence genomic window:
- the LOC130983252 gene encoding AT-hook motif nuclear-localized protein 8-like: protein MDSREPHHQPSHHHHPHHHHHQQPPPPPNMMVGMGPTQYSPSMMAPTTARFPFTSVVHHQHQQHQQQQQQQQQQQHHQHQHQHQQPPVPPTNNNGNAANDNNNTVALYDGSSSALKPCGFPTTDSASAAKKKRGRPRKYSPDGNIALGLSTTHASPSPAVPPRADSSAGGSGGGGATPSSEPLAKKHRGRPPGSGKKQMDALGAGGIGFTPHVILVESGEDVAAKIMAFCQQGPRTVVILSANGAICNVTLKQPTTLGGTVTYEGRFEIISLSGSLLHSENNSDRSRPGGLNVSLAGSDGRVLGGGVAGMLTAASPVQVIVGSFIEDGKKSNSSSNNKSGPSSTPSTQMLNFGAPMTPTSPTSQGASSESSDDNDQSPPNRGPGLYNNASQPIHNMSMYHHQLWAGQTQQ, encoded by the exons ATGGATTCTCGGGAACCCCACCACCAACCTTCCCATCACCACCACcctcaccaccaccaccaccagcaACCACCACCTCCTCCCAACATGATGGTCGGCATGGGACCCACCCAATACTCTCCCTCCATGATGGCCCCCACCACCGCCCGATTTCCCTTTACCTCCGTCGTCCACCACCAGCATCAGCAGCaccagcaacaacaacagcagcaacagcagcagcagcaCCACCAGCACCAGCACCAGCACCAGCAGCCGCCCGTTCCACCCACCAACAACAACGGCAACGCCGCTAACGATAACAACAACACCGTCGCGCTTTACGACGGTTCCTCTTCCGCCCTTAAGCCCTGCGGATTCCCCACCACCGACTCCGCCTCCGCCGCCAAGAAGAAGAGGGGCCGACCCCGGAAGTACTCCCCAGACGGCAACATTGCCTTGGGACTCTCTACCACCCACGCCTCTCCCTCTCCCGCAGTACCACCACGCGCCGATTCCTCTGCCGGAGGTTCTGGTGGCGGTGGCGCAACCCCCTCATCGGAGCCTCTGGCCAAGAAGCACAGAGGGAGGCCTCCTGGCTCCGGCAAAAAGCAGATGGATGCGCTTG GAGCTGGTGGGATAGGTTTTACTCCGCACGTGATCTTGGTGGAGTCTGGTGAG GATGTTGCAGCTAAAATTATGGCCTTCTGCCAGCAAGGACCTCGGACTGTAGTCATTCTTTCGGCTAATGGTGCAATCTGTAATGTCACCCTTAAGCAGCCGACAACGTTGGGGGGTACTGTGACATACGAG GGCCGATTTGAAATTATATCTCTGTCGGGTTCTTTACTACATTCTGAAAATAATAGTGATCGAAGCAGACCGGGCGGCTTGAATGTCTCCCTTGCAGGTTCCGATGGACGAGTTTTAGGGGGTGGAGTTGCTGGAATGCTAACTGCAGCATCACCAGTACAG GTCATTGTGGGTAGCTTTATTGAAGATGGCAAAAAGTCAAATAGCTCAAGTAACAATAAATCAGGGCCTTCGTCAACGCCATCAACCCAAATGCTAAATTTTGGCGCTCCTATGACTCCAACCAGTCCTACCTCTCAGGGGGCTTCCTCGGAATCATCTGACGACAATGATCAGAGTCCTCCTAATAGGGGGCCTGGACTCTACAATAATGCTAGTCAGCCCATTCATAATATGTCGATGTACCATCATCAACTATGGGCTGGCCAAACTCAGCAGTGA
- the LOC130982339 gene encoding auxin-responsive protein SAUR77 translates to MDCLVMPVSLIRRRSVNSRMGYRPVGDDGLLDDHERPVTVVVGKERRVFMVEPFILRENPFRVLMEISMKKAEKDHFHFTSNERRVIFVDVDSILFEHMLWLMQNDASSLFQLNLKEIIDFYSQDI, encoded by the coding sequence ATGGATTGCTTGGTGATGCCGGTCTCGTTGATCCGGCGACGCTCCGTGAACTCTCGGATGGGGTATAGGCCAGTGGGCGATGATGGGCTGTTGGATGATCATGAGAGGCCGGTGACTGTTGTGGTTGGGAAAGAGAGGAGGGTGTTCATGGTGGAGCCTTTCATCTTGCGAGAGAATCCATTCAGGGTTTTGATGGAAATTTCGATGAAGAAGGCGGAGAAGGATCACTTCCACTTCACGAGTAACGAGAGGAGAGTGATATTTGTGGACGTGGATTCAATATTGTTCGAGCATATGCTGTGGCTAATGCAAAACGATGCCTCTTCTCTCTTCCAGCTCAATTTGAAGGAGATCATTGACTTCTATTCTCAGGATATTTAA
- the LOC130981961 gene encoding AT-hook motif nuclear-localized protein 23-like — MAGLDLGTASRFVQNLHRPEFNLHHNHHHQQQHHHHHHHQQDSEEDANNNHQDHYEDDAPHDHTGLDLATASAGDVVARRPRGRPPGSKNKPKPPVIITRESANTLRAHILEVASGCDVFDSVATYARRRQRGICILSGSGTVNNVTIRQPAAAGAVVTLHGRFEILSLSGSFLPPPAPPGATSLSIYLAGGQGQVVGGSVVGELIAAGPVIVIASSFTNVAYERLPLDEDEQQLPGGGGGQGSGGGGGNSPFGDPSSGLPFFNLPVNMPNNVQLPSAVDGFSRPPPPF, encoded by the coding sequence ATGGCTGGTTTGGATTTAGGAACAGCTTCACGCTTCGTTCAAAACCTGCACAGACCGGAATTCAACCTGCATCACAAccatcatcatcaacaacaacatcatcatcatcatcatcaccaacaAGATTCTGAAGAAGACGCCAACAACAACCACCAAGATCACTATGAGGATGATGCTCCCCACGACCACACGGGTTTGGACCTCGCAACGGCCTCCGCGGGGGATGTCGTCGCACGCCGTCCTAGGGGTAGGCCGCCGGGATCCAAGAACAAGCCCAAGCCGCCGGTCATCATAACCAGGGAGAGCGCCAACACGCTCAGAGCACACATCCTCGAGGTAGCCAGCGGCTGCGACGTCTTTGACAGCGTCGCCACCTACGCCCGCCGCCGCCAGCGCGGGATCTGCATCCTCAGTGGCAGCGGCACCGTCAATAACGTCACCATCAGGCAACCAGCCGCCGCCGGAGCAGTAGTCACGCTCCACGGCAGGTTCGAGATATTGTCCCTCTCCGGCTCGTTCCTTCCGCCGCCGGCTCCCCCCGGCGCCACCAGCCTAAGCATATACCTCGCCGGAGGTCAGGGACAGGTGGTCGGAGGGAGTGTGGTTGGGGAGTTGATCGCGGCGGGGCCGGTGATTGTGATCGCTTCTTCGTTCACGAACGTGGCTTATGAGAGGTTGCCTTTGGACGAAGATGAACAGCAGCTTCCAGGTGGCGGCGGCGGTCAGGGTTccggtggtggtggtggtaatAGTCCGTTTGGTGACCCATCCTCAGGGCTTCCTTTCTTTAATTTGCCGGTGAATATGCCGAATAATGTTCAGTTGCCATCAGCAGTGGATGGGTTTTCACGTCCACCACCACCATTTTAA